From Candidatus Binataceae bacterium, one genomic window encodes:
- a CDS encoding DUF503 domain-containing protein, translated as MVVGVLRLTLFLPENHSLKGKRQVLRAIKDRVRNKFNVSIAESDGHDMWQRAELGICQVGSDRPFVDRALREVVNFIESLGLAPLGEEQLEIINC; from the coding sequence ATGGTCGTCGGTGTACTGCGGCTTACGCTCTTCCTGCCGGAGAATCATTCGCTCAAGGGCAAGCGGCAGGTGCTGCGCGCGATCAAAGATCGGGTGCGTAACAAATTCAATGTTTCAATCGCGGAATCAGACGGTCACGACATGTGGCAGCGCGCCGAACTCGGCATCTGCCAAGTGGGAAGCGATCGCCCGTTCGTCGACCGTGCGCTGCGCGAGGTAGTGAACTTTATCGAGTCCCTCGGCTTGGCACCCCTGGGAGAGGAACAACTCGAGATCATCAACTGCTGA
- the rbfA gene encoding 30S ribosome-binding factor RbfA: MSSGRRSERVAELVLRELSAMLIRDLKDPRLRGVSLTGVTMTDDLRHGRVGFSHIEGSVKAAAAVAGFKSAAGFIRREIGRSLGLRYTPELDFEFDPGLERAARIGELLREGRPKP, encoded by the coding sequence GTGAGTAGCGGACGAAGATCGGAGCGAGTGGCAGAGCTGGTGCTGCGGGAACTCTCTGCGATGCTGATCAGAGACCTCAAGGATCCCCGACTGCGTGGCGTTTCCCTGACCGGCGTTACCATGACCGATGATCTTCGGCATGGGCGGGTCGGCTTCTCGCATATCGAAGGCAGCGTGAAGGCGGCGGCTGCGGTGGCCGGGTTCAAGAGCGCCGCCGGGTTCATCCGGCGCGAGATCGGCCGCTCTCTCGGGCTTCGCTATACCCCCGAACTGGATTTCGAATTCGACCCCGGGCTCGAGCGCGCCGCCCGAATCGGTGAACTGCTGCGCGAGGGACGCCCCAAGCCGTAG
- the infB gene encoding translation initiation factor IF-2, translating into MRAKPTPARPVGPVGRPGPGGQRPGTPPGRFGAPPVPPPEAVPPPGNSGKPGARGLKKKVVKKGTVDFTAEREMRGLRVPKKRRALPGKEQKKTEITTPRASKRVVRITEGVTVGDLGRNMGVKAGDLIKKLMELGQMATLNQVLDVDTATLLASEFGYSVENVAFDAEQAIEETSEEAAQGEALPRPPVVTVMGHVDHGKTSLLDAIRHTNVTAKEFGGITQHIGAYQVEAHGRQITFVDTPGHEAFTAMRARGAKVTDIVVLVVAASEGVMPQTIEAINHSRAAKVPIIVAINKIDLPEANIDRVKQRLTEQGLIPEDYGGETITVPVSARTREGIDRLLEMILLQADVMELKANPQRPARGTVVESQLDRGRGPVATVLVQEGTLHQGDPFVCGLSFGRVRAMLDHRGERLSDAGPSTPVEIFGLSSVPEPGTAFVAVAEESKARQVAEYRRSKQREGELAKTSRISLQDLSERMAAGEVKELKVILKADVQGSVEALSDALTRLSTKEVKLEVIHTSAGAISETDVTLAAASGAIILGFNIRPEPKAAQLAEKEGVEIRSYTVIYEAINDMREAMEGLLAPTYREKQLGRVEVRKIFNVPGGTVAGSMVVDGKITRSARVRLVRDGRVVWEGKVGSLKRFKDDVREVLTNFECGVGLENFNDVKPGDVIESFELEAVLRKLETPKPETARGQAAAEKQLQP; encoded by the coding sequence TTGCGTGCAAAACCAACGCCCGCGCGCCCTGTCGGGCCAGTCGGGCGCCCGGGACCTGGTGGGCAGCGCCCCGGCACGCCCCCGGGTCGCTTTGGTGCGCCACCAGTCCCCCCGCCCGAAGCGGTACCGCCACCTGGAAATTCAGGAAAGCCCGGGGCGCGCGGTCTCAAAAAGAAGGTCGTCAAGAAAGGCACCGTCGATTTCACCGCCGAGCGGGAAATGCGTGGGTTGCGCGTCCCCAAAAAACGGCGCGCGCTTCCCGGCAAGGAGCAGAAGAAAACCGAGATCACCACGCCCAGGGCATCCAAGCGCGTGGTACGGATCACCGAAGGCGTGACCGTTGGCGACCTGGGTCGCAACATGGGCGTCAAAGCCGGCGATCTCATCAAGAAATTGATGGAGCTCGGCCAGATGGCGACGCTCAACCAGGTTCTCGACGTCGATACCGCGACCCTGCTCGCGAGCGAGTTTGGTTACAGCGTTGAGAACGTCGCGTTCGATGCGGAACAGGCCATCGAGGAGACCAGCGAAGAGGCGGCACAGGGCGAGGCCCTTCCGCGCCCTCCCGTCGTCACCGTGATGGGCCATGTCGATCACGGCAAGACCTCGCTCCTCGACGCGATTCGGCATACCAACGTGACCGCCAAGGAGTTCGGTGGTATCACCCAGCACATCGGCGCCTACCAGGTCGAGGCGCATGGTCGTCAAATCACCTTCGTCGACACGCCCGGCCACGAGGCCTTCACCGCAATGCGCGCCCGCGGCGCCAAGGTCACCGACATCGTGGTCTTGGTGGTAGCGGCCAGCGAGGGAGTGATGCCTCAGACGATCGAAGCGATCAATCACTCGCGCGCCGCCAAGGTTCCGATCATAGTCGCGATCAACAAGATCGATCTGCCCGAAGCCAATATCGACCGCGTCAAGCAACGGCTCACCGAGCAGGGTCTGATCCCCGAGGACTATGGCGGCGAGACCATCACAGTGCCGGTCTCGGCGCGCACCCGCGAGGGTATCGATCGGCTGCTTGAGATGATCCTTCTGCAGGCGGACGTGATGGAGCTCAAAGCCAATCCGCAGCGCCCCGCGCGCGGTACGGTGGTCGAGTCACAGCTGGACCGCGGCCGTGGCCCGGTTGCCACGGTGCTGGTCCAGGAGGGCACGCTCCATCAGGGCGATCCCTTCGTGTGCGGACTCAGTTTCGGGCGCGTCCGGGCGATGCTCGACCATCGGGGAGAGCGGCTGTCCGATGCGGGACCATCAACTCCGGTCGAGATTTTCGGTCTCTCCAGCGTGCCCGAGCCGGGAACCGCGTTCGTCGCGGTAGCCGAGGAGTCCAAGGCGCGTCAGGTTGCCGAGTATCGTCGATCCAAGCAGCGCGAGGGCGAGCTCGCCAAGACCAGCCGAATTTCGCTCCAAGATTTGAGCGAGCGGATGGCAGCCGGCGAGGTGAAAGAGCTCAAGGTGATCTTGAAAGCCGACGTCCAGGGGTCGGTTGAGGCGCTTTCGGATGCTTTGACCCGGCTTTCGACCAAGGAAGTCAAACTCGAGGTCATTCACACCTCGGCCGGGGCGATCTCCGAGACGGACGTCACTCTCGCGGCAGCATCCGGCGCGATTATCCTCGGGTTCAATATCCGTCCCGAACCAAAAGCCGCCCAGCTTGCCGAGAAAGAGGGTGTCGAGATTCGCTCGTACACCGTCATCTACGAAGCGATCAACGACATGCGCGAAGCCATGGAAGGACTGCTCGCGCCCACCTACCGTGAGAAGCAACTGGGGCGTGTCGAAGTTCGCAAAATTTTCAATGTCCCGGGCGGCACCGTCGCCGGTTCGATGGTCGTGGATGGAAAGATCACGCGCAGCGCGCGCGTGCGATTGGTGCGTGACGGCCGGGTCGTGTGGGAAGGAAAGGTCGGCTCGCTCAAGCGCTTCAAGGATGACGTGCGCGAGGTGCTAACTAATTTCGAATGTGGTGTCGGACTGGAGAATTTCAACGACGTCAAGCCGGGCGACGTCATCGAGTCGTTTGAGCTGGAAGCCGTGTTGCGGAAGCTGGAGACGCCCAAGCCCGAAACTGCCCGAGGGCAGGCCGCCGCGGAAAAACAGCTTCAGCCCTGA